The proteins below come from a single Caenibius sp. WL genomic window:
- a CDS encoding TonB-dependent receptor has product MAYFRSAMACAFVTLASTISSNALAQSSAVTATAEQNQGVDEIIVTAQKREESLQDTPISIAALSSRALENKGINDITDLRSAVPSLQVTPHPNSSVTARVFIRGVGNNDDQLTADPSVAVYLDGVYVARSQGLASDLANIERIEVLRGPQGSLYGRNATGGAINYITKAPELGEFGGAQTFTLGNYNQFRSRTRLNVPIGDKLAIELGYLHAQKNGFVKNAGTGVKRWGDQRRDAYRAAVHWQPTDTLDVRYAYDRSDINDTPSFVLNVPFYPSVADRPKSGSVFVNDLLPNDVTAQGHNLTLSWELGDDLTLKSITGYRKLHNFSNQNSFTGVLGPFPVTLSRFDQNQKQFTQEVQAIGNLMDGRLEYVLGAYYFRESAHSFDQTSILTQPRTDRAITIKNNAYALYAQATLRPAALEGLYLTGGLRWSRDERRATLQQNRVPSNGPIVVGPRGEGDRNFTNVSPSFVIGYEASKNINIYAKYARGYKTGGYNIRASTIDRFNAGYDPETLNSYEIGLKSELFDRRLRLNLAAYQLDYRDIQTNVQVDPLNPGLTDVFNAGKARIKGIEADITLRPVHALTLGLSYAYLDAKYRKIVDLAGNDITSRYTYVEAPKHTISSNLEYIFPETGAGTPSLYVDYYYQSKKYTATGDPRYIIGDYGLLNARLSLSDIPIGFGKWKLSAFGKNLTGKKYYIAHYQGFVPAAIYGEPRTYGVELSFEF; this is encoded by the coding sequence ATGGCTTACTTTCGCTCGGCGATGGCGTGCGCCTTCGTCACGCTTGCATCCACGATATCGAGCAATGCTCTCGCACAGTCCTCCGCGGTTACGGCGACGGCGGAGCAGAATCAGGGTGTAGATGAAATCATTGTTACGGCGCAGAAACGCGAGGAAAGCCTCCAGGATACGCCGATCTCCATTGCCGCGCTTTCCAGCCGGGCCCTGGAGAACAAGGGTATCAATGACATCACTGATCTCCGCTCTGCTGTGCCCAGTCTTCAGGTCACACCTCACCCCAACAGTTCGGTGACCGCTCGTGTTTTCATTCGCGGTGTGGGCAATAACGACGATCAGCTCACGGCCGACCCGTCTGTCGCAGTCTATCTTGATGGTGTCTACGTCGCGCGCAGCCAAGGGCTCGCAAGCGATCTGGCAAATATCGAGCGGATCGAAGTGCTGCGCGGACCGCAGGGTTCGCTTTACGGGCGAAATGCCACCGGCGGCGCGATCAACTATATCACCAAGGCGCCGGAGCTAGGTGAGTTCGGCGGTGCCCAAACCTTCACGCTGGGCAATTACAACCAGTTCCGTTCGCGTACACGCCTCAATGTGCCCATTGGCGATAAGCTCGCCATCGAGCTGGGTTATCTTCATGCTCAAAAAAATGGCTTCGTGAAAAATGCCGGAACGGGAGTGAAACGCTGGGGAGATCAGCGGCGCGACGCCTACAGGGCCGCCGTTCATTGGCAACCGACGGATACGCTCGATGTGCGCTACGCGTATGACCGTTCGGATATTAACGATACGCCTTCGTTCGTTCTGAACGTTCCATTTTATCCTAGTGTGGCGGATCGCCCCAAATCGGGTTCGGTTTTCGTCAACGATCTCCTCCCTAATGATGTTACGGCCCAAGGGCACAACCTCACATTGAGTTGGGAACTTGGAGATGATCTGACGCTGAAGTCGATCACCGGCTATCGCAAACTGCACAATTTCTCGAACCAGAACAGCTTTACGGGAGTCCTCGGGCCTTTCCCTGTCACATTGAGCCGCTTCGATCAGAATCAGAAACAATTCACCCAAGAAGTCCAGGCTATAGGGAATTTGATGGATGGGCGGCTCGAATATGTGCTGGGCGCCTATTACTTTCGCGAAAGTGCCCATAGCTTTGATCAGACTAGCATTCTCACCCAACCCCGCACAGACCGGGCAATCACGATCAAGAACAATGCCTATGCGCTGTATGCTCAGGCCACACTCCGTCCTGCCGCGCTCGAAGGTCTTTATTTGACCGGAGGTCTGCGCTGGTCGCGTGATGAACGCCGTGCGACGCTGCAACAGAACCGGGTGCCGAGCAATGGGCCGATCGTGGTGGGGCCACGAGGCGAAGGAGATCGCAATTTCACCAATGTGAGCCCCAGCTTCGTCATCGGTTATGAAGCATCGAAAAATATCAACATCTACGCAAAGTATGCCCGTGGCTATAAAACGGGGGGATACAACATTCGGGCCTCTACGATCGATCGCTTCAATGCTGGATATGACCCGGAAACGCTAAATTCCTACGAAATCGGCCTCAAGTCGGAGCTGTTTGACCGGCGCCTGCGCTTGAATCTTGCGGCCTATCAACTCGACTACAGGGATATTCAGACCAACGTTCAGGTCGATCCGCTCAACCCTGGGCTGACCGATGTCTTCAATGCGGGCAAGGCGCGTATCAAGGGGATCGAAGCCGATATTACTTTGCGTCCGGTGCACGCTTTGACCTTGGGGTTGAGCTACGCCTATCTGGATGCAAAGTATCGCAAGATCGTCGACCTGGCCGGCAACGACATCACCAGCCGCTATACCTACGTCGAAGCGCCAAAGCACACCATTTCCAGCAATCTGGAATATATCTTTCCTGAAACTGGAGCAGGCACGCCTTCGCTCTATGTGGACTATTATTATCAAAGCAAGAAATACACGGCCACCGGCGATCCACGCTACATCATTGGCGACTATGGATTGCTTAATGCACGCCTAAGCCTGTCCGACATTCCCATCGGCTTTGGTAAATGGAAGCTTTCGGCGTTCGGCAAAAATCTCACGGGCAAAAAGTATTATATAGCCCATTATCAGGGGTTTGTTCCGGCTGCGATCTATGGCGAACCTCGGACATACGGCGTCGAACTGTCCTTTGAGTTCTGA
- a CDS encoding SDR family oxidoreductase, which yields MNPNVCLDTPSTGVIITGGASGIGLASAECLAAVGRPVAIWDIDGGRAQEAATSIASRYNVPTTAIEIDLRRADGIIEGVEQTRNSLPNIGGLVHAAGIVDTASLDGLTLQSWDEGMAIHLRSLAFLVQAILPDLKAQPDSAVVAIASINATLGNHMNPVYTAAKGGMVSLVRSLADRLARDGIRINSLSPGLIMTPMTKPAVDRLPANSFEKRILLERLGQPHEIGRVVRFLLSAEASYITAAQLVVDGGNISSQRI from the coding sequence GTGAATCCGAATGTCTGCCTCGACACCCCGAGTACGGGCGTCATCATCACGGGTGGTGCTTCTGGTATTGGGCTGGCGTCCGCGGAATGCCTCGCGGCGGTCGGCCGCCCGGTCGCAATCTGGGATATCGACGGGGGTCGCGCCCAAGAAGCCGCAACATCCATCGCTTCCCGATACAATGTTCCCACGACTGCCATCGAAATCGATTTGCGGCGCGCGGATGGGATCATCGAGGGAGTCGAGCAAACACGCAATAGCTTGCCCAATATAGGTGGCCTGGTCCACGCGGCGGGCATTGTCGATACAGCTTCGCTCGATGGGCTTACGCTACAATCCTGGGACGAGGGCATGGCAATCCATCTGCGCTCTTTGGCATTCCTGGTGCAAGCAATCTTACCGGATTTAAAGGCGCAGCCCGATTCCGCAGTGGTGGCCATTGCTTCAATCAACGCCACTCTCGGGAACCACATGAATCCCGTTTATACTGCCGCGAAAGGCGGGATGGTTTCCCTGGTTCGTTCACTGGCAGACCGATTGGCCCGCGACGGCATCCGGATCAATTCGCTCTCCCCTGGTTTGATCATGACTCCCATGACCAAGCCGGCGGTTGATAGACTTCCCGCGAACTCCTTCGAAAAACGAATATTGCTCGAACGGCTTGGTCAACCTCACGAAATTGGCCGCGTCGTCCGTTTTCTTCTTTCTGCCGAGGCGAGCTACATCACTGCTGCACAGCTGGTTGTAGATGGTGGAAACATCTCTTCTCAACGCATCTAA
- a CDS encoding TonB-dependent siderophore receptor → MNKMMVMAGFAGVLVTQPAWADDSTDAQAPRDEIVVTAANAGTKTQTPLIELPQPITIITSDQFTAQGAISISDTVKYAAGVLANPYGRDTRVDGFNVRGLDALQFRDGMRDIFSYYASITADPYNFSRVEIVRGPASVLFGQGSIGGLVNLVSKTPEFRTGGELSLVYGSYDRKEALGDVNIALSDTLAIRAVGRVRKADTYVDHVPDDRVMFAPSLRWQPTPDTDIVLTGLYQEDDTGSTSQFLPIVGTFHPNPSNPDGKLDRYTFVGKAGWDRYNGRSLQGGASITHNFSDNVWLSLKARYIDSDLEYFTHYADSYTNPTDPFAVYGADGRTIGLSADASDARMNVFSTDNNLQFKFHTGDHIEHTMLIGIDYSWNKVRKRYAGGSEIVDIYDIDYDALLTYDPSGPFSSESQKQLGVYVQDQIRFFDRVSVVVGGRRDHVKHSSGNTDNATTFRAGIIGEIGAGFSPFFSYTESFLPIAGSIDNGDGTFGNPYKPQSGTQYEVGFKWQPTRRALVTVTAFKIKEQNRVLYLSNGATSQSGKLKTKGIEFEASYTLPENFELLLNYGYSKLRSEVDTSLDYMPRHTASIWSTKSFDLTERARLRLGAGVVYNSNSKSTGPLDPYGLNPAIPSGELYSVITPSRTTIDALAEITWDKWRFALNATNLLNNRNFASCLARGDCFMAAPRNVMGTVGLRF, encoded by the coding sequence ATGAACAAAATGATGGTGATGGCCGGGTTCGCCGGCGTGTTGGTCACTCAGCCGGCATGGGCCGATGACAGCACGGATGCACAAGCACCCCGTGATGAAATCGTCGTAACCGCCGCGAACGCCGGTACAAAAACCCAGACGCCGCTTATCGAGTTGCCCCAACCAATCACGATCATCACCTCGGACCAATTCACCGCACAAGGCGCGATCAGCATCAGCGATACGGTTAAGTATGCCGCTGGCGTCCTGGCCAACCCCTATGGCCGCGATACCCGTGTAGATGGCTTCAATGTCCGCGGCCTCGATGCGCTCCAGTTCCGCGATGGCATGCGCGACATATTTTCCTATTATGCCAGCATCACGGCGGACCCCTACAATTTCTCCCGCGTGGAGATCGTGCGCGGGCCTGCGTCTGTGCTCTTTGGCCAAGGCTCAATTGGCGGCTTGGTCAATCTCGTCTCCAAGACCCCGGAGTTCAGAACAGGAGGGGAACTTTCCCTCGTCTATGGCAGCTATGACCGCAAGGAAGCGCTGGGCGACGTCAATATTGCGCTTAGCGATACTTTGGCCATTCGCGCAGTTGGCCGCGTCCGCAAAGCTGACACTTATGTCGATCATGTTCCCGACGATCGCGTGATGTTCGCTCCATCGCTGCGCTGGCAGCCCACACCCGATACCGACATCGTGCTGACCGGCCTCTATCAAGAGGACGATACTGGATCGACTTCGCAGTTTTTGCCGATCGTAGGCACGTTCCATCCGAACCCGTCCAACCCCGATGGAAAGCTTGATCGCTACACCTTCGTCGGGAAAGCAGGATGGGATCGTTATAACGGCCGCTCGCTTCAGGGCGGTGCCTCGATCACCCACAACTTCTCGGACAACGTCTGGCTCAGCCTCAAGGCCCGCTACATCGATAGCGACCTTGAATATTTCACCCATTACGCAGACAGTTACACCAACCCGACCGATCCTTTCGCAGTTTACGGTGCGGATGGTCGGACTATCGGCCTTTCTGCCGATGCCAGCGATGCACGGATGAATGTCTTCTCGACCGACAACAACCTGCAGTTCAAGTTCCATACTGGCGACCACATTGAGCACACGATGCTCATCGGCATCGACTACAGTTGGAACAAGGTTCGCAAGCGATACGCTGGTGGTTCAGAAATCGTCGACATCTATGATATCGATTACGATGCGCTGCTCACTTACGACCCCAGCGGCCCCTTCAGCTCCGAAAGTCAGAAACAGTTGGGCGTCTACGTGCAGGATCAAATCCGCTTCTTCGACCGCGTCTCGGTTGTTGTGGGCGGCCGCCGCGATCATGTGAAGCACTCCTCGGGAAACACTGACAATGCCACCACGTTTCGGGCCGGCATCATCGGCGAGATCGGTGCAGGTTTCTCGCCCTTCTTCAGCTATACTGAGAGCTTTCTCCCGATTGCCGGATCCATCGACAACGGGGACGGCACCTTTGGCAATCCTTATAAGCCCCAGAGCGGCACTCAGTACGAGGTCGGCTTCAAGTGGCAGCCGACCCGTCGTGCGCTGGTTACGGTCACAGCCTTCAAGATCAAAGAGCAGAACCGCGTCCTCTATCTGTCGAATGGCGCAACGAGCCAGTCCGGCAAGTTGAAAACCAAGGGCATCGAATTTGAGGCGAGCTATACCCTGCCCGAAAATTTCGAACTGCTGCTCAACTATGGTTACAGCAAGCTCCGCTCGGAGGTGGACACGAGCCTGGACTATATGCCGCGCCACACCGCATCGATCTGGTCGACCAAGAGCTTTGATCTGACGGAACGTGCACGTTTGCGTCTTGGTGCAGGCGTGGTTTATAACAGCAACAGCAAGTCGACTGGTCCCCTCGATCCCTACGGGCTCAATCCCGCCATTCCTAGCGGTGAACTCTATTCGGTCATCACCCCGTCCCGCACCACCATCGATGCCCTTGCAGAAATCACTTGGGACAAATGGCGCTTCGCTCTCAATGCGACCAACTTACTGAACAACAGAAATTTTGCTTCCTGCCTTGCACGGGGCGATTGTTTTATGGCTGCGCCGCGCAACGTAATGGGGACCGTGGGTCTGCGTTTCTGA
- a CDS encoding AraC family transcriptional regulator, with translation MAKHLSQPARPLPSAEVARALLLKVAEAGEDASAILRNAGLPGLCARWRRMNARTRLTQEQFISIYRECVVILDRYARIDTGLKPLERIEYEMLCHCLITCDTLAEVIERAASFSAMIQHRAGEIALEILGDRAEFKMGSFRVKHDVSAFLSDITGLYAYHRLFGWLIGEDIEPLTIEMVYRKFMEDDPVAHLVPHQIFYDCPGNALIFPARYLGYRVIRSPSELRELLKNFPFDLTAMQSRQTQMSERVRGLFSAALAQRKTPPTTAELADQFSISPTTLKRRLADEGTSIKMIKERCRHEIALMLLSEEHLSLNEVAARVGLSDTTAFSRAFRQWQGQSPTEYRRSTGRVL, from the coding sequence ATGGCCAAGCATCTCAGTCAACCCGCCCGCCCGCTGCCTTCCGCAGAGGTGGCTCGCGCCTTGCTGCTCAAGGTTGCCGAAGCTGGAGAAGATGCGAGCGCTATACTGCGGAATGCAGGGTTGCCGGGCCTGTGTGCCCGCTGGCGTAGAATGAATGCACGCACCCGGCTGACGCAGGAGCAGTTCATCTCGATCTACCGGGAATGCGTCGTCATCCTGGACCGTTATGCGAGGATCGATACGGGGTTAAAGCCGCTTGAGCGCATAGAATATGAAATGCTTTGCCATTGTCTCATCACGTGCGACACACTGGCTGAGGTGATCGAGCGTGCGGCTTCTTTCTCCGCCATGATACAGCACCGGGCAGGTGAGATAGCGCTCGAGATATTGGGCGATCGAGCCGAGTTCAAAATGGGCTCATTCAGAGTAAAGCACGATGTCAGTGCTTTCCTTTCAGACATCACGGGGCTTTACGCTTACCATCGCCTGTTCGGCTGGCTGATCGGAGAGGACATTGAGCCGCTCACGATCGAGATGGTCTATCGGAAATTCATGGAGGATGATCCAGTTGCGCACTTGGTCCCCCACCAGATATTCTATGATTGTCCAGGAAATGCGCTGATCTTTCCAGCACGCTATCTGGGATATCGCGTCATTCGATCTCCATCGGAGCTACGGGAGCTTTTGAAGAACTTTCCGTTCGACCTGACCGCAATGCAATCGCGTCAAACCCAGATGTCGGAACGTGTCAGAGGTCTTTTCAGCGCGGCCCTTGCGCAACGCAAGACGCCCCCCACGACCGCAGAACTGGCCGACCAATTCAGCATCAGTCCGACCACACTAAAACGTCGTTTGGCGGATGAAGGGACTTCCATAAAGATGATCAAGGAGCGCTGCCGTCACGAGATCGCGCTGATGCTGCTTTCGGAGGAGCACCTTTCACTCAACGAGGTTGCTGCCCGGGTCGGATTGAGTGATACCACCGCATTTAGCCGCGCATTTCGGCAATGGCAGGGGCAATCTCCCACCGAATATCGTCGCTCAACGGGACGCGTGTTATAG